From Calditrichota bacterium:
TCCGGCCATTTCAAACAGCAGACAGCAGCGGAATCGAGATCACCCTTGAAGCAAACCCCGAAACGCGCGACATCGGGAGATTTGCGGCTTTTCATATGGCTGGTGTCAATCGGCTTTCGATGGGTGCCCAGTCGTTCGACAACCGTGAACTCAAGGCTCTCGGACGTGCCCACGATGCGTCGGGTGTCGTCAAAGCCGTCGAAATAGCGCGCAATGCTGGTTTCGATAACCTCTCGCTCGACCTTATCTATGGTTTGCCCGGTTCGACGGTTGAGACGTTCCAATACAGCGTCGAAGCAGCATTAGCGCTCGGCATAGACCACCTCTCAACTTACACGCTCTCAATTGAGGAAGGCACCCCTTTTGCCCGCAGTGTCCGCGAGCGCCGGATGCCCTTCCCCGATCCCGACTTGATGGCTACGCAATATGCAATGCTTTGCGCCGCCATGGCTGACGCCGGCTTCGAACACTACGAACTGACCAACTTCGCCCGGCCGGCAAAATGGTCGCGGCACAACTACACCTATTGGCAGCGGCGACCCTACCTTGGCGTCGGCTGTGGAGCCCATATGTTCGAGGGAGAAAGGCGCCGCTGGAACCAGCGGGACACGACTGCGCATATCGAGGCTGTCGAGCGTTGGCGTGAGTCCGGTATGGACCCGGTCGAAGGCGAGGAAGTTGTTACGCCGAAAATGGCGCTCGAAGAATCTGTTTATTTAGGGTTGCGGACAGCGCGTGGCATCGACGATAAGTTCGCCAGGTCGCACTTCGATCCCGCCGGGCTTGATGAGATGCTGACTGAGGGTTTTCTGGAGGAACGCGATGGACGGATTGCCGTGCGGGAAACAAAGTGGCTGCTGCTTGA
This genomic window contains:
- a CDS encoding coproporphyrinogen III oxidase family protein; the encoded protein is RPFQTADSSGIEITLEANPETRDIGRFAAFHMAGVNRLSMGAQSFDNRELKALGRAHDASGVVKAVEIARNAGFDNLSLDLIYGLPGSTVETFQYSVEAALALGIDHLSTYTLSIEEGTPFARSVRERRMPFPDPDLMATQYAMLCAAMADAGFEHYELTNFARPAKWSRHNYTYWQRRPYLGVGCGAHMFEGERRRWNQRDTTAHIEAVERWRESGMDPVEGEEVVTPKMALEESVYLGLRTARGIDDKFARSHFDPAGLDEMLTEGFLEERDGRIAVRETKWLLLDEIVLRVLKSI